Proteins found in one Nocardia brasiliensis ATCC 700358 genomic segment:
- a CDS encoding TetR/AcrR family transcriptional regulator, with translation MAERRWTDTAEARRSTSRAPGRDERRRVIVDAAIAAIEEHGPDALTGQIADRAGLARSHVYRHFASKEELDLAVARRAYDDLKRQIRAALEIEGSPYAIIRAPIAEHVSWADEHPNLYRFLLERNYRHGSDEPRVGGSAFAAEISAAATRYMPEFGADALAADRLVVALLGLIDASVRWWLVHRGMSRNELIEQLATEAWLLIDHRLRGLGIELNLHAELPDAR, from the coding sequence GTGGCAGAACGACGCTGGACCGACACCGCCGAGGCTCGGCGCTCGACCAGCCGCGCGCCGGGCCGGGACGAGCGGCGGCGGGTCATCGTGGACGCGGCCATCGCGGCCATTGAAGAGCACGGGCCCGACGCGTTGACCGGCCAGATCGCGGATCGGGCCGGTTTGGCGCGCAGTCACGTCTACCGGCATTTCGCCAGCAAAGAAGAGCTGGATCTGGCCGTGGCCCGCCGCGCGTACGACGATCTGAAGCGGCAGATCCGGGCGGCGCTCGAGATCGAGGGCTCGCCGTACGCGATCATCCGGGCGCCGATCGCCGAGCACGTCAGCTGGGCCGATGAACACCCGAACCTGTACCGGTTCCTGCTGGAACGCAACTACCGGCACGGCAGTGACGAGCCGCGGGTCGGCGGCAGTGCGTTCGCCGCCGAGATCTCCGCTGCCGCAACACGTTACATGCCGGAGTTCGGCGCAGATGCACTGGCGGCCGACCGTCTGGTCGTCGCTCTGCTAGGTCTCATCGACGCCTCGGTGCGCTGGTGGCTGGTGCATCGCGGCATGAGCAGGAACGAGCTGATCGAGCAACTCGCCACCGAAGCGTGGCTGCTGATCGATCATCGGCTCCGCGGGCTCGGTATCGAGCTGAACCTGCATGCGGAGTTGCCCGACGCGCGCTGA
- a CDS encoding SigB/SigF/SigG family RNA polymerase sigma factor, with amino-acid sequence MAAFSAVRKTADRRHGADSYDDIEPALLELSDLDRDDPGYSALRATIVRRCLPLADHIARRFSGRGETYDDLYQIASVGVVLAVDRFDPSRGSPFLAFAVPTIMGEVRRHFRDHTWAVRVPRRVKETQQRIGPTVELLSHRFGRPPTAMELAIELDLDLTEVTQALIATNCYRTDSLDPAAEAGSDTGAAAFAENLGDEDGNYELTENALAVAPLLAALPEAERRILHMRFFEGLTQAQIGEQCGVSQMQISRILSRTLHALRTEALAD; translated from the coding sequence ATGGCTGCTTTCTCGGCAGTACGAAAGACCGCCGACCGACGGCACGGCGCGGACAGTTACGACGACATCGAACCGGCACTGCTCGAATTGTCGGACCTGGATCGTGACGATCCCGGCTATTCGGCGCTGCGGGCGACGATTGTGCGCCGCTGCCTGCCGCTGGCCGATCACATCGCGCGCCGCTTCAGCGGCCGGGGCGAGACCTACGACGACCTCTATCAGATCGCGTCCGTGGGCGTCGTCCTGGCGGTCGATCGTTTCGATCCGTCGCGGGGCAGCCCGTTCCTCGCCTTCGCGGTGCCCACGATCATGGGCGAGGTGCGGCGGCATTTCCGTGATCACACCTGGGCGGTCCGGGTGCCGCGCCGGGTCAAGGAAACCCAGCAGCGGATCGGGCCGACGGTGGAGTTGCTGTCGCACCGGTTCGGCCGCCCGCCGACGGCGATGGAACTCGCGATCGAGCTCGACCTCGATCTGACCGAGGTCACCCAGGCGCTGATCGCCACCAACTGCTACCGGACCGATTCGCTGGATCCGGCGGCGGAAGCCGGAAGTGATACGGGCGCTGCGGCTTTCGCCGAGAACCTCGGTGACGAAGACGGAAACTACGAACTCACCGAGAACGCCCTCGCCGTCGCGCCGCTGCTGGCGGCCTTGCCCGAGGCGGAGCGCCGCATCCTGCACATGCGCTTCTTCGAAGGGCTCACCCAGGCGCAGATCGGTGAGCAGTGCGGGGTCTCCCAGATGCAGATCTCCCGAATCCTGTCGCGCACACTGCACGCGCTGCGCACCGAAGCCTTGGCCGACTGA
- a CDS encoding DoxX family protein, with protein MAVGDPSVPLPSLAAPATAWAELILGMLLIAGLLTRVAAAGLALTMVGALWFSVAPAIAATATTTFGFLGNFFYASEWLLILALAAIALAGAGRLSADAALGRRR; from the coding sequence ATGGCTGTTGGTGACCCGTCGGTGCCGTTGCCGAGCCTGGCCGCGCCCGCCACGGCCTGGGCCGAACTGATTCTCGGGATGCTCTTGATCGCCGGGTTGCTGACCCGGGTGGCCGCCGCCGGTCTGGCCCTGACGATGGTCGGCGCGCTCTGGTTCTCGGTGGCGCCCGCGATCGCCGCGACAGCGACGACGACCTTCGGCTTTCTCGGCAACTTCTTCTACGCCTCGGAGTGGCTGTTGATCCTGGCCCTGGCGGCGATCGCGCTGGCCGGGGCCGGTCGGCTCAGCGCGGACGCCGCACTGGGCCGTCGCCGGTAA
- a CDS encoding nuclear transport factor 2 family protein has protein sequence MPDTISQPVAQLLDATNAGNIDAFLAGFTADGVVDDWGREFRGPTAIRQWSDNEFLGKQVTLEVTESKTDGADTTVIAQVGGNGFNGPSTFVFTTADDKVSRMTIRA, from the coding sequence GTGCCGGACACAATCTCGCAGCCGGTCGCGCAGTTGCTCGACGCGACCAACGCCGGAAACATCGACGCGTTTCTGGCCGGCTTCACCGCGGACGGGGTCGTCGACGACTGGGGACGGGAATTCCGTGGCCCCACGGCGATCCGGCAGTGGAGCGACAACGAGTTCCTCGGCAAGCAGGTGACCCTCGAGGTCACCGAGAGCAAGACCGACGGCGCGGACACCACGGTGATCGCGCAGGTCGGCGGCAACGGATTCAACGGACCGAGCACGTTCGTGTTCACCACGGCCGACGACAAGGTCTCCCGGATGACCATTCGCGCCTGA
- a CDS encoding glutaredoxin family protein: MPNSAQPDVLVYTTAWCPYCWRLKRQLRGAGVVFTEIDVESDTAAAAYVLSVADGNRTVPTVRIGERVLVAPDFQQVLVALSEATGHAV; this comes from the coding sequence ATGCCGAACTCTGCGCAACCCGATGTGCTGGTCTACACGACCGCCTGGTGCCCGTACTGCTGGCGACTCAAACGTCAACTACGTGGAGCCGGCGTCGTCTTCACCGAGATAGATGTCGAAAGCGACACCGCGGCAGCGGCTTACGTCTTGTCGGTGGCGGACGGGAACCGCACGGTGCCCACCGTGCGGATCGGCGAACGGGTGCTGGTCGCGCCGGATTTTCAGCAGGTGCTCGTCGCCTTGTCCGAAGCTACCGGGCACGCGGTCTGA
- a CDS encoding acyl-CoA dehydrogenase family protein — MAAYRSSWMNDDLDALRELAQAFFAKEVTPNIEKFIDQHHVDRDLWTKAGELGLLCLSIPEEYGGGGGTFAHEAVLIEEQAKALDTAWGASLHNGIVAHYLLAYGTEEQKRQWLPKMATGEVVGAIAMTEPGTGSDLQNIKTKAVREGDEYVVNGSKTFITNGAQADLIIVVVKTDATQGAAGVSLVLVEAERAGFRRGRVLDKIGQKGQDTSELFFEDVRVPVTNLLGTAEGQGFVQLMQQLPQERLIIAVGAVAGMETALAHTIRYTKEREAFGRTIFGFQNTKFKLAEVATETKIARVFTDDCIVKHIAGELDIATVAMAKWWTTERAMSVASECLQLHGGYGYMTEYPISRMWVDNRVQMIYAGTNEIMKEIIARTL, encoded by the coding sequence ATGGCCGCCTACCGGTCGAGTTGGATGAACGACGACCTCGACGCGCTGCGCGAGCTCGCCCAGGCCTTCTTCGCGAAAGAGGTCACGCCGAACATCGAGAAATTCATCGACCAGCATCACGTCGACCGTGACCTGTGGACCAAGGCGGGCGAACTCGGCCTGCTCTGCCTGTCCATTCCCGAGGAATACGGCGGCGGCGGTGGCACTTTCGCGCACGAGGCGGTGCTGATCGAGGAGCAGGCCAAGGCCCTCGACACCGCTTGGGGCGCCAGCCTGCACAACGGCATCGTCGCGCACTACCTGCTCGCCTACGGCACCGAGGAGCAGAAACGGCAGTGGTTGCCGAAGATGGCCACCGGCGAGGTGGTCGGCGCGATCGCGATGACCGAGCCCGGCACCGGCTCGGACCTGCAGAACATCAAGACCAAGGCGGTCCGCGAGGGCGACGAGTACGTCGTCAACGGATCCAAGACCTTCATCACCAACGGCGCACAGGCCGACCTCATCATCGTGGTCGTCAAGACCGATGCCACGCAGGGCGCCGCGGGTGTCAGCCTGGTACTCGTCGAGGCCGAGCGGGCCGGGTTCCGGCGCGGCCGGGTGCTCGACAAGATCGGCCAGAAAGGCCAGGACACCTCGGAGCTGTTCTTCGAGGACGTTCGCGTTCCGGTGACCAACCTGCTGGGTACCGCCGAAGGCCAGGGCTTCGTCCAGCTGATGCAGCAGCTGCCGCAGGAGCGCCTGATCATCGCGGTCGGCGCGGTGGCGGGCATGGAAACCGCACTGGCGCACACGATCCGCTACACCAAGGAGCGCGAAGCGTTCGGCCGCACCATCTTCGGCTTCCAGAACACCAAGTTCAAGCTCGCCGAGGTCGCGACCGAGACCAAGATCGCGCGCGTGTTCACCGACGACTGCATCGTCAAACACATTGCGGGCGAACTCGATATCGCCACCGTCGCGATGGCCAAGTGGTGGACCACCGAGCGCGCGATGTCGGTCGCCAGTGAATGCCTGCAACTGCACGGCGGTTACGGCTACATGACCGAGTACCCGATCTCCCGCATGTGGGTGGACAACCGGGTGCAGATGATCTACGCGGGCACCAACGAGATCATGAAGGAGATCATCGCCCGGACGTTGTGA
- a CDS encoding LysR substrate-binding domain-containing protein: MVPVELGSSGRLLDLHRLHQFLAVAELAGFTSAAAELHITQQALSSSVRQLEKQLRVELFDRSGRQLVLTEAGRVLRDGARALLAASDALYRRTHEAGIAAPPTFVVAHTPAITAEEVYDLLAPVRTGRPDVSVTVRQMYPDALAQALHQGTIDVALRRAVVSPPDLAAAVIAYHQVRVAVARTHRLAGRAAVTVHDLQDEQIVIWAPPGASYYTDFILSTCRRAGFEPRFVVNHIQGTPPVTAVVDTEHVAIVTAPAGPALGGRVQVIELNEGPVAATQALWLPHTTSDVRDLLFSARSEND; encoded by the coding sequence ATGGTTCCGGTCGAGTTGGGCTCCAGCGGTAGATTGCTGGATCTGCATCGGCTGCATCAGTTCCTCGCGGTCGCGGAGCTGGCCGGTTTCACTTCGGCGGCGGCGGAGCTGCACATCACCCAGCAGGCGTTGAGCAGCTCGGTGCGCCAGCTGGAGAAGCAACTGCGGGTCGAGCTGTTCGATCGAAGCGGCAGGCAACTGGTGCTCACCGAGGCGGGCCGGGTGCTGCGCGACGGGGCGCGGGCGCTGCTGGCCGCGTCGGACGCGCTGTATCGCCGTACCCACGAGGCGGGCATCGCCGCGCCGCCGACCTTCGTGGTCGCGCACACACCGGCGATCACCGCCGAAGAGGTGTACGACCTGCTGGCACCCGTGCGGACCGGTCGCCCGGACGTCTCGGTCACCGTCCGCCAGATGTACCCAGACGCGCTCGCCCAGGCCCTGCACCAGGGGACGATCGACGTCGCATTGCGGCGTGCGGTAGTGAGCCCACCCGATCTGGCGGCCGCGGTGATCGCGTACCACCAGGTCCGCGTGGCGGTCGCCCGGACACACCGGCTGGCCGGCCGTGCCGCTGTCACGGTGCACGACCTCCAGGACGAGCAGATCGTCATCTGGGCGCCGCCGGGTGCGTCGTACTACACCGACTTCATCCTCAGCACCTGCCGCCGAGCCGGTTTCGAGCCGCGGTTCGTGGTCAACCACATCCAGGGCACGCCACCGGTGACCGCGGTGGTCGACACCGAGCACGTCGCCATCGTCACCGCCCCCGCCGGGCCCGCACTCGGGGGCCGCGTGCAGGTGATCGAACTGAACGAGGGTCCGGTGGCGGCAACCCAGGCGTTGTGGTTGCCGCACACCACCTCCGACGTGCGGGACCTGCTGTTCAGCGCGCGGTCCGAAAACGACTGA
- a CDS encoding class I SAM-dependent methyltransferase, whose translation MNDPATGDRFATYGATYAESEELPLRKHLEAPSFLSALGDLAGLTVLDAGCGSGFYARTFARSGAARVIGLDMSEGMLAVAEERERIDAYGITYVLGDLSDAVRLGPVDVVTAVYVLPYATSPAHLGAMCRGAADALRPGGRFVTFAVNPDFAADPAWYAPYGFALRCAHTGAEGEPATLVSGMFDPPLEVELRRWSKQAHDTALRAAGFAGITWSPPRPSAAGLAEFGAAFWEPYTRIPHALIITAHRP comes from the coding sequence ATGAACGATCCAGCGACCGGCGATCGATTCGCCACCTACGGCGCGACTTACGCGGAATCCGAAGAACTCCCGTTGCGCAAACATCTGGAAGCGCCGAGCTTCCTGTCCGCGCTCGGCGACCTGGCCGGACTCACGGTTCTCGACGCGGGCTGCGGCAGCGGTTTCTACGCCCGCACCTTCGCCCGCTCGGGCGCGGCGCGGGTGATCGGACTGGACATGTCCGAAGGCATGCTGGCCGTCGCCGAGGAGCGCGAGCGGATCGACGCCTACGGCATCACCTACGTCCTCGGCGATCTCTCCGACGCCGTGCGGCTCGGCCCGGTGGACGTCGTCACCGCCGTCTACGTGCTGCCGTACGCGACCTCGCCGGCACATCTGGGAGCGATGTGCCGTGGTGCCGCCGACGCGCTGCGGCCGGGCGGACGCTTCGTCACCTTCGCCGTGAACCCGGATTTCGCCGCCGATCCGGCCTGGTACGCACCGTATGGTTTCGCGTTGCGCTGCGCGCACACCGGAGCGGAGGGCGAACCGGCCACGCTCGTTTCGGGCATGTTCGATCCCCCGCTCGAGGTCGAATTGCGCCGCTGGTCGAAACAGGCGCACGACACCGCTTTGCGGGCCGCGGGTTTCGCCGGCATCACGTGGTCGCCGCCGCGGCCGTCGGCCGCGGGACTCGCCGAATTCGGCGCCGCGTTCTGGGAGCCGTACACCCGAATCCCGCACGCGCTCATCATCACCGCCCACCGGCCGTGA
- a CDS encoding maleylpyruvate isomerase family mycothiol-dependent enzyme — protein sequence MTAVQTSARTMLAQEYRDVAELLRTLTPQEWETESLCAGWRVRDVVAHVLYEATPPLRYVFEIVRTGGSMDRLNELYIRRGASKTTGELLAAFESIHGQGLGARVLPRNVLADLMIHHQDIRRPLARPRTIPADRLLTLLRHPDPFLRPGPRMRGLRFAATDVDWEHGTGPSVTGPGEAIFMAIAGRPVALADLRGPGVDTLRARLR from the coding sequence ATGACCGCAGTGCAGACCAGCGCCAGGACGATGCTGGCGCAGGAGTATCGGGACGTCGCCGAGCTGCTGCGTACCCTCACGCCGCAGGAGTGGGAAACCGAGAGCCTCTGCGCCGGGTGGCGGGTTCGTGATGTCGTGGCCCATGTGCTCTACGAGGCGACCCCGCCGCTGCGGTACGTCTTCGAGATCGTCCGCACCGGCGGGTCGATGGACCGGCTGAACGAGCTCTACATCCGTCGCGGCGCATCCAAGACGACCGGGGAACTGCTGGCCGCGTTCGAATCGATCCACGGTCAGGGCCTGGGCGCCCGGGTCCTGCCGAGAAATGTGCTGGCGGACTTGATGATTCATCACCAGGACATTCGCCGCCCGCTGGCGCGCCCGCGCACCATACCGGCCGATCGCCTGCTCACTCTGCTACGCCATCCCGACCCGTTCCTGCGGCCGGGCCCGCGCATGCGGGGATTGCGTTTCGCCGCAACGGATGTCGACTGGGAACACGGTACCGGGCCGTCGGTGACCGGCCCGGGCGAAGCCATCTTCATGGCCATCGCGGGCCGTCCCGTCGCACTGGCGGACCTGCGCGGTCCCGGGGTCGATACATTGCGCGCGCGGCTGCGCTGA
- a CDS encoding TetR/AcrR family transcriptional regulator, whose product MPTTPAATPGRATRRTERRAETIAEIKSLARQQLETEGTGGLSLRGIARAMRMSPAAIFRYFDNQSALITALCVDAYDSMADAIVAAQQEAGTDPATQWRACCDAARQWSLRNRADFALINGTPIPGHQALPEETGPAAGRTVIALGAAYLSAVGSGAADPERTAVPPLAIGPLMNALLDGETLPATPLPGIVANAWASILGFISAEIFGSLTDLIPDTDALWDSHVTTVMRGMGFQQP is encoded by the coding sequence ATGCCCACCACCCCCGCAGCCACGCCGGGCCGGGCCACGAGGCGGACCGAACGCCGCGCCGAGACCATCGCCGAGATCAAATCCCTTGCCCGCCAGCAGCTCGAGACCGAAGGCACCGGCGGACTGTCGCTGCGCGGAATCGCGCGGGCGATGCGCATGTCCCCCGCGGCGATCTTCCGCTACTTCGACAACCAGTCGGCACTGATCACCGCGCTGTGCGTGGACGCGTACGACAGCATGGCCGATGCCATCGTCGCCGCGCAGCAGGAAGCCGGCACCGACCCGGCGACGCAGTGGCGCGCCTGCTGCGACGCCGCCCGGCAATGGTCGCTGCGCAACCGGGCCGACTTCGCCCTGATCAACGGCACGCCGATCCCCGGCCACCAGGCCCTGCCCGAGGAAACCGGACCCGCTGCCGGCCGGACCGTCATCGCCTTGGGCGCCGCCTACCTGTCCGCGGTCGGCTCCGGCGCCGCCGACCCCGAACGAACCGCGGTGCCCCCCTTGGCGATCGGCCCGCTCATGAACGCCCTACTGGACGGCGAAACGCTGCCCGCCACTCCCCTACCCGGCATCGTGGCCAACGCCTGGGCCTCGATCCTCGGCTTCATCTCCGCCGAAATCTTCGGCAGCCTCACCGATCTCATCCCCGATACCGACGCCCTGTGGGACAGCCACGTCACCACTGTCATGCGCGGCATGGGCTTTCAGCAACCCTGA
- a CDS encoding TetR/AcrR family transcriptional regulator, with amino-acid sequence MIRGQQRVDAILAATLDLVAEQGYPALTMDAVAARANASKATIYRRWRNKAELVKAALDAYDADHNAAIPDTGTLRGDLLAVLEALCTKASERYTTMIGGLVAAMRFDADLAAALRAHIDDEELSPFHDALRRAMDRGDLPADTDVDLIHDVAEAMMLRQTQLGTGFDDAFITHLVDDVLLVLLRHEGATR; translated from the coding sequence ATGATCAGAGGTCAGCAACGAGTCGATGCGATCCTGGCGGCCACGCTGGATCTCGTCGCCGAACAGGGCTACCCCGCCCTGACCATGGACGCGGTGGCGGCGCGAGCCAACGCCAGCAAGGCCACCATCTACCGCCGCTGGCGCAACAAGGCCGAACTGGTCAAGGCGGCATTGGACGCCTACGACGCGGACCACAACGCTGCCATCCCCGACACCGGCACGTTACGCGGTGATCTGCTCGCGGTCCTGGAAGCGTTGTGCACCAAGGCTTCCGAGCGCTACACGACGATGATCGGCGGGTTGGTCGCCGCCATGCGGTTCGACGCGGACCTCGCCGCCGCGCTGCGCGCGCACATCGACGACGAGGAACTCTCCCCCTTCCACGACGCACTGCGGCGCGCGATGGACCGTGGCGACCTGCCCGCGGACACCGATGTCGACCTGATCCACGACGTCGCCGAGGCGATGATGTTGCGCCAGACCCAGCTCGGTACCGGGTTCGACGACGCGTTCATCACCCACCTCGTCGACGATGTCCTACTCGTTCTACTCCGGCACGAAGGAGCAACTCGGTGA
- a CDS encoding SDR family oxidoreductase has translation MVQSLQGKSAVVAAGAKNLGGLISRTLGERGVDVVVHYNSDSTEPDADKTVAAIEAAGAKAVKFQADLTVPANVERLFAVAVDTFGGVDIAVNTVGKVLRKPIVETTEAEYDSMFAINAKSAYFFLKEAGKRLNDNGRIVTVVTSLLAAFTDGYSTYAGGKAPVEHFTRAAAKEFAPRLISVNTVAPGPMDTPFFYGQETPERVEFHKSQALGNSLTKIEDIAPLVEFLVGDGRWITGQTILANGGYTTR, from the coding sequence GTGGTACAGAGTTTGCAGGGCAAGTCCGCTGTGGTCGCGGCAGGCGCGAAGAATCTGGGTGGGCTGATCAGCCGCACGCTGGGCGAGCGTGGCGTCGACGTGGTCGTGCACTACAACAGCGACAGCACCGAGCCGGACGCCGACAAGACGGTCGCCGCGATCGAAGCCGCGGGTGCGAAGGCCGTGAAGTTCCAGGCGGACCTTACGGTTCCGGCCAACGTGGAGCGGCTTTTCGCGGTCGCTGTCGACACCTTCGGCGGCGTCGATATCGCGGTGAACACGGTCGGAAAGGTGCTGCGGAAACCGATCGTCGAGACGACCGAGGCGGAGTACGACTCGATGTTCGCGATCAACGCGAAATCGGCCTATTTCTTCCTCAAGGAGGCGGGCAAGCGTCTCAACGACAACGGTCGCATCGTCACCGTGGTCACCTCGTTGCTCGCGGCGTTCACCGACGGTTACTCGACCTATGCGGGCGGCAAAGCGCCGGTCGAGCACTTCACCCGGGCGGCGGCGAAGGAATTCGCGCCGCGCCTGATCTCGGTGAACACCGTGGCGCCCGGCCCGATGGACACCCCGTTCTTCTACGGTCAGGAAACGCCGGAGCGGGTGGAGTTCCACAAGTCGCAGGCGCTCGGTAATAGCCTGACCAAGATCGAGGACATCGCCCCGCTGGTGGAATTCCTGGTCGGCGACGGCCGGTGGATCACCGGACAGACCATTCTCGCCAACGGCGGATACACCACCCGCTGA
- a CDS encoding glycosyltransferase — MTAVADARTQARIATLRVASVPASHVYVRHLAPLDGADGVVRLPDPRPADGRTVPGGWWPPVMLDPQWIRHNHQRFDVFHVHFGFDSVPTEVLADIIGELREHGKPLVYTVHDLRNPHQPDPRPHREQLDVLIPAADEIITLTPSAAAQIERYWGRTPQVLSHPHVVERELIEAPRRSGPFVLGVHAKSLRANMDPLPILEVLAETIATLPDARLRIDLHDELFDPENHWYNPTAGAALVDFGRRPGVSVRLHEYFTDDQLWQYLSSLTVSLLPYRFGTHSGWLEACYDLGTAVVAPSCGCYAEQRRCAVFGFDETHFDAAALDRAVRTVYERRADRADWTTRRVERTALAAAHRGIYEQALSR, encoded by the coding sequence ATGACCGCCGTCGCCGACGCGCGAACGCAGGCACGGATCGCGACACTGCGCGTCGCGTCGGTGCCTGCCTCACACGTCTACGTCCGGCACCTGGCCCCGCTCGACGGGGCCGACGGGGTTGTGCGGCTACCGGATCCGCGACCGGCCGACGGCCGCACGGTGCCGGGCGGTTGGTGGCCACCGGTCATGCTCGATCCGCAGTGGATCCGGCACAACCACCAGCGCTTCGATGTCTTCCACGTGCATTTCGGCTTCGACTCGGTACCGACCGAGGTGCTCGCCGATATCATCGGTGAGCTGCGCGAGCACGGCAAGCCGCTGGTCTACACCGTGCACGATCTGCGCAACCCACACCAGCCCGATCCGCGCCCGCATCGCGAACAGCTGGACGTGCTGATTCCGGCCGCCGACGAGATCATCACGCTCACCCCGTCGGCGGCGGCACAGATCGAACGGTACTGGGGCCGAACGCCGCAGGTACTGAGCCACCCGCACGTGGTGGAACGCGAGCTGATCGAGGCGCCGCGCCGGAGCGGACCGTTCGTACTCGGCGTGCACGCGAAAAGCCTGCGCGCCAACATGGATCCGCTGCCGATCCTCGAGGTGCTCGCCGAGACGATCGCGACACTGCCCGACGCGCGGTTGCGCATCGATCTGCACGACGAACTGTTCGATCCGGAAAACCATTGGTACAACCCGACCGCGGGCGCGGCCCTGGTGGATTTCGGCCGCAGGCCCGGTGTGTCGGTCCGGTTACACGAGTACTTCACCGACGACCAACTGTGGCAGTACCTTTCGTCGCTGACGGTCTCACTGCTGCCGTACCGATTCGGCACCCACTCGGGCTGGCTGGAGGCCTGCTACGACCTGGGTACCGCGGTCGTCGCGCCGAGCTGCGGCTGCTACGCCGAGCAACGCCGGTGCGCGGTGTTCGGTTTCGACGAGACCCACTTCGACGCCGCCGCCCTGGATCGCGCGGTGCGCACGGTGTACGAGCGTCGCGCCGATCGTGCGGACTGGACCACGCGCCGGGTCGAGCGCACCGCGCT